A region of the Stieleria neptunia genome:
AATCGTGTCGCCCCGACTGTTACAAAAGACTTCTTTTTCTTATAGCCGAAACCGCGATTTTGGGTTCCGCTTGATGGTCAAGCGTGCGGCGTTTCCACCGGAGCCAAAACGGTACATACCGTTTTGGCATTCAGGAGACCCATCGCATGCCCAAGTTGACTACATCGCATCCCAAGTACCGTAAGCATCGAGCGAGCGGACAAGCCGTCGTCACACTCGACGGACGTGACTTCTATCTCGGCCCCCACGGCACCCGAGCCAGCAGGCTGGAGTTTGACCGGCTGATCTTGGAGTACTTGGCGAACGACCGTTCGCTCCCGCGCGAAGACGAGACGTCCCTCACAGTCGCGCAGGTCCTCAACAAATACCGCAAGTACGCCGAGCGGTACTACAAGAAGAATGGCACTCCGACGAGCGAGTCGTACGCGATCAAAACGATCATCCGTCCGATCCGGCAACTCTACGGGACAAAGCCCGCCTCGGAATTTGGCCCCCTGGCGCTCAAGGCGATTCGGGAATCTTGGATCCAAGCCGGCCACGCACGAGGAACGATCAACAAGAACGTCCAGCGGATCGTTCGCATGTTCCGCTGGGCAGCATCCGAAGAATTGATCCCAGTCGCAATCCCGCAGGCGCTCTCAACCGTGGAGGGACTCAAACGGGGCCGCACGGAGGCTCGTGAGACCAATCCAGTTCTGCCCATCGACCTGTCAACGGTCGAAACGACGATGGAGCATCTCTGTGACGTCGTCCGCGACATGATTCGAGTTCAATTGCTGACCGGAATGCGCCCCGCGGAGGTTTGTTCGCTTCGTCCAATCGACATCGACCGCTCGGGAGATGTCTGGGAGTATCGGCCGGAAGGACACAAGACGGAACACCATGGACGTGAC
Encoded here:
- a CDS encoding tyrosine-type recombinase/integrase — translated: MPKLTTSHPKYRKHRASGQAVVTLDGRDFYLGPHGTRASRLEFDRLILEYLANDRSLPREDETSLTVAQVLNKYRKYAERYYKKNGTPTSESYAIKTIIRPIRQLYGTKPASEFGPLALKAIRESWIQAGHARGTINKNVQRIVRMFRWAASEELIPVAIPQALSTVEGLKRGRTEARETNPVLPIDLSTVETTMEHLCDVVRDMIRVQLLTGMRPAEVCSLRPIDIDRSGDVWEYRPEGHKTEHHGRDRTVYIGPEGQAILTPYLLRSENAHCFSPREAVKQQQGAQHAARVTPLHHGSRPGFCHAGLAGKKAKRPPGTRYTSDSYRRAIHRACDVAFPPGTPLDGDALKIWQSEHRWSPNRLRHTRGTEVRKQFGLEAAQVILGHSVANVTEIYAERDAEKARDVARKTG